The Nocardioides sp. S5 genome includes a window with the following:
- a CDS encoding DNA-directed RNA polymerase subunit beta produces MAARSTAGNHRRTSFAKITEPLEVPPLISLQTSSFDWLVGGERWEEEVAARRAAGEDVSEKTGLQEIFEEISPIEDFSETMMLSFDNPVFLDEKYTEEECKEKDFTYSRPLYVSAEFMNHETGEIKGQTVFMGDFPMMTKKGTFIINGTERVVVSQLVRSPGVYFESSPDKTSDKDIFTAKLIPSRGAWLEFEIDKRDLVGVRLDRKRKQNVTVLLKALGWTTEQIREEFGQYESMMLTLEKDSVRYEVVHEELQKKSRGEAPTAEQVNDEVTRLALLDIYRKLRPGEPPTAEAAQTLLNNYYFNPKRYDLAKVGRYKINKKLGLHEAFDQQTLTIDDVVAAIRYVVQLHAAGIQADSPDLVDAEGNPVAGPDGAPVKVQADDIDHFGNRRMRTVGELIQNQLRTGLARMERVVRERMTTQDVEAITPQSLINIRPVVAALKEFFGTSQLSQFMDQTNPIAGLTHKRRLSALGPGGLSRDRAGMEVRDVHPSHYGRMCPIETPEGPNIGLIGSLASYGRINPFGFVETPYRKVEGGVVTDQIDYLTADDEDRYVIAQANAPLDSKMRFVEERVLVRQQKGEVDAILRDEVDYMDVSPRQMVSVATALIPFLEHDDANRALMGANMQRQAVPLVVSDSPLVGTGMEYRAAVDAGDVVVADNAGVVKEVSADSIETMNDDGTYQTYKLAKFKRSNQGTCINQRPLVKAGDRLEVGTPIADGPCTDNAEMALGTNLLVAFMPWQGHNYEDAIILSQRLVQEDVLTSIHIEEHEVDARDTKLGPEEITRDIPNVSEEGLADLDERGIIRIGAEVTTGDILVGKVTPKGETELTPEERLLRAIFGEKAREVRDTSMKVPHGESGTVIGVRVFDREDGDDLPPGVNQLVRVYVAQKRKISVGDKLAGRHGNKGVIAKILPVEDMPFMEDGTPVDVVLNPLGVPRRMNIGQILELHLGWLAKQGWDIDLHADKGSSEWKDRLIAIHAEKNEPGTKVATPVFDGAREDEITGLLGATLPNRDGERMVKEDGKASLFDGRSGEPFPEPVAVGYMYILKLHHLVDDKIHARSTGPYSMITQQPLGGKAQFGGQRFGEMEVWAMEAYGAAYALQELLTIKSDDVPGRVKVYEAIVKGENIPDSGIPESFKVLVKEMQSLCLNVEVLTHDGSTIELKDAEEDVFRAAEELGIDLSRREPSSVEEV; encoded by the coding sequence TTGGCCGCGCGCAGCACCGCTGGTAACCACCGTCGCACCTCTTTCGCAAAGATCACCGAACCTCTCGAGGTTCCCCCCCTCATCTCGCTCCAGACGAGCAGCTTCGACTGGCTGGTCGGCGGAGAGCGTTGGGAGGAGGAGGTGGCTGCCCGCAGGGCTGCCGGTGAGGACGTCTCCGAGAAGACCGGTCTGCAGGAGATCTTCGAGGAGATCTCCCCGATCGAGGACTTCTCCGAGACGATGATGCTCTCCTTCGACAACCCCGTCTTCCTGGACGAGAAGTACACCGAGGAGGAGTGCAAGGAGAAGGACTTCACCTACTCCCGCCCGCTCTACGTCTCGGCCGAGTTCATGAACCACGAGACCGGTGAGATCAAGGGCCAGACGGTCTTCATGGGTGACTTCCCCATGATGACCAAGAAGGGCACCTTCATCATCAACGGCACCGAGCGTGTCGTGGTCTCGCAGCTCGTGCGCTCGCCCGGCGTCTACTTCGAGTCGAGCCCGGACAAGACCTCCGACAAGGACATCTTCACCGCCAAGCTCATCCCGAGCCGTGGTGCGTGGCTGGAGTTCGAGATCGACAAGCGCGACCTGGTCGGCGTACGCCTCGACCGCAAGCGCAAGCAGAACGTCACCGTGCTGCTCAAGGCCCTGGGCTGGACGACCGAGCAGATCCGCGAGGAGTTCGGCCAGTACGAGTCGATGATGCTGACCCTCGAGAAGGACAGCGTCCGCTACGAGGTCGTCCACGAGGAGCTGCAGAAGAAGTCGCGGGGCGAGGCCCCCACCGCCGAGCAGGTCAACGACGAGGTCACCCGGCTGGCGCTGCTCGACATCTACCGCAAGCTCCGCCCCGGCGAGCCGCCGACGGCCGAGGCCGCGCAGACGCTGCTGAACAACTACTACTTCAACCCCAAGCGCTACGACCTGGCGAAGGTCGGCCGCTACAAGATCAACAAGAAGCTCGGCCTCCACGAGGCGTTCGACCAGCAGACGCTGACCATCGACGACGTCGTGGCCGCGATCCGCTACGTCGTGCAGCTGCACGCCGCCGGCATCCAGGCCGACTCCCCGGACCTGGTCGACGCCGAGGGCAACCCGGTCGCGGGCCCCGACGGTGCCCCCGTCAAGGTCCAGGCCGACGACATCGACCACTTCGGCAACCGCCGCATGCGCACCGTGGGCGAGCTCATCCAGAACCAGCTCCGCACGGGCCTGGCCCGCATGGAGCGCGTGGTGCGCGAGCGGATGACGACCCAGGACGTCGAGGCCATCACGCCGCAGTCCCTGATCAACATCCGTCCCGTGGTCGCGGCGCTGAAGGAGTTCTTCGGCACCTCGCAGCTGAGCCAGTTCATGGACCAGACCAACCCGATCGCCGGCCTGACGCACAAGCGTCGCCTCTCGGCGCTCGGTCCCGGTGGTCTGTCCCGTGACCGTGCCGGCATGGAGGTCCGTGACGTTCACCCGTCGCACTACGGCCGCATGTGCCCGATCGAGACCCCGGAAGGCCCGAACATCGGCCTGATCGGTTCGCTGGCGTCCTACGGTCGGATTAACCCGTTCGGCTTCGTCGAGACCCCCTACCGCAAGGTCGAGGGCGGCGTGGTCACCGACCAGATCGACTACCTCACCGCCGACGACGAGGACCGCTACGTCATCGCCCAGGCCAACGCGCCGCTCGACTCCAAGATGCGCTTCGTCGAGGAGCGCGTGCTGGTCCGTCAGCAGAAGGGTGAGGTCGACGCGATCCTGCGTGACGAGGTCGACTACATGGACGTCTCGCCGCGCCAGATGGTGTCGGTCGCGACGGCCCTGATCCCGTTCCTCGAGCACGACGACGCCAACCGCGCCCTCATGGGCGCCAACATGCAGCGCCAGGCCGTCCCGCTCGTCGTCAGCGACAGCCCGCTGGTCGGCACCGGCATGGAGTACCGCGCCGCCGTCGACGCCGGTGACGTGGTCGTCGCCGACAACGCCGGTGTGGTGAAGGAGGTGTCGGCCGACTCGATCGAGACGATGAACGACGACGGCACCTACCAGACCTACAAGCTGGCCAAGTTCAAGCGCTCCAACCAGGGCACCTGCATCAACCAGCGCCCGCTGGTGAAGGCCGGGGACCGCCTCGAGGTCGGCACGCCGATCGCCGACGGTCCGTGCACCGACAACGCCGAGATGGCGCTGGGCACCAACCTGCTCGTCGCCTTCATGCCGTGGCAGGGCCACAACTACGAGGACGCGATCATCCTCAGCCAGCGCCTGGTGCAGGAGGACGTCCTCACCTCGATCCACATCGAGGAGCACGAGGTCGACGCCCGCGACACCAAGCTCGGCCCCGAGGAGATCACCCGGGACATCCCGAACGTCTCCGAGGAGGGCCTGGCCGACCTCGACGAGCGCGGCATCATCCGCATCGGCGCCGAGGTCACCACCGGTGACATCCTCGTCGGCAAGGTCACGCCCAAGGGCGAGACCGAGCTCACCCCCGAGGAGCGCCTGCTCCGCGCGATCTTCGGCGAGAAGGCGCGCGAGGTGCGCGACACCTCGATGAAGGTGCCCCACGGTGAGTCCGGCACGGTCATCGGCGTCCGCGTCTTCGACCGCGAGGACGGCGACGACCTGCCTCCGGGCGTCAACCAGCTCGTCCGCGTCTACGTCGCCCAGAAGCGCAAGATCTCGGTCGGTGACAAGCTCGCCGGTCGTCACGGCAACAAGGGCGTCATCGCCAAGATCCTGCCGGTCGAGGACATGCCGTTCATGGAGGACGGCACCCCGGTCGACGTCGTGCTCAACCCGCTGGGTGTGCCGCGTCGTATGAACATCGGCCAGATCCTCGAGCTCCACCTCGGTTGGCTCGCCAAGCAGGGCTGGGACATCGACCTGCACGCCGACAAGGGATCCTCGGAGTGGAAGGACCGCCTGATCGCGATCCACGCTGAGAAGAACGAGCCCGGAACCAAGGTCGCGACCCCGGTGTTCGACGGTGCCCGCGAGGACGAGATCACCGGTCTGCTCGGTGCGACGCTGCCCAACCGTGACGGTGAGCGGATGGTCAAGGAGGACGGCAAGGCCAGCCTCTTCGACGGTCGCTCGGGTGAGCCGTTCCCGGAGCCGGTGGCGGTGGGCTACATGTACATCCTCAAGCTCCACCACCTCGTCGACGACAAGATCCACGCGCGCTCGACCGGCCCCTACTCGATGATCACGCAGCAGCCCCTGGGCGGCAAGGCCCAGTTCGGCGGCCAGCGGTTCGGCGAGATGGAGGTCTGGGCGATGGAGGCGTACGGCGCCGCCTACGCCCTGCAGGAGCTGCTGACGATCAAGTCCGACGACGTCCCGGGCCGCGTGAAGGTCTACGAGGCCATCGTCAAGGGCGAGAACATCCCCGACTCGGGCATCCCCGAGTCGTTCAAGGTGCTCGTCAAGGAGATGCAGTCCCTCTGCCTCAACGTCGAGGTGCTCACCCACGACGGTTCGACCATCGAGCTCAAGGATGCCGAGGAAGACGTCTTCCGGGCCGCCGAGGAGCTCGGGATCGACCTGTCGCGTCGCGAGCCCAGCTCGGTCGAAGAAGTCTGA
- a CDS encoding DNA-directed RNA polymerase subunit beta', which produces MLDVNFFDQLQIGLATADEIRTWSHGEVKKPETINYRTLKPERDGLFCEKIFGPTRDWECYCGKYKRVRFKGIICERCGVEVTRSKVRRERMGHIELAAPVTHIWYFKGVPSRLGYLLDLAPKDLEKVIYFAAYMITSVDEEARHRDSESLENKVGLERERLEKRRDTSVDDRAKKLEEDLATLEAEGAKADAKRKVRDGADREMNQLRDRANREIARLEEVWDTFKNLKVQDLLGDELLYREMKNWFGKYFEGHMGATAIQKRLQDFDIEAEVESLRDTIANGKGQRKVRALKRLKVVDAFRKTGNQPIGMVLDAVPVIPPDLRPMVQLDGGRFATSDLNDLYRRVINRNNRLKRLLDLGAPEIIVNNEKRMLQEAVDSLFDNGRRGRPVTGPGNRPLKSLSDMLKGKQGRFRQNLLGKRVDYSGRSVIVSGPQLKLHQCGLPKQMALELFKPFVMKRLVDLSHAQNIKSAKRMVERARPVVWDVLEEVITEHPVLLNRAPTLHRLGIQAFEPQLIEGKAIQIHPLVCGAFNADFDGDQMAVHLPLSAEAQAEARILMLSTNNILKPSDGRPVTMPSQDMIIGLFWLTADRDGEVGEGRIFSTPSEAIMAYDRGEIGLQSKIKIRLSDIVPPLDLEMGADWEERTAVLLDTTLGRVHFNDTLPADYPFVNEEVGKKRLGAIVNDLAERYTKVQVAASLDALKDAGFHWATRSGVTVSIDDVTTPDSKVEILGRYEAQAEKVQKNYERGVMTDDERRQELIELWTQAAAEVGRAMETNFDRKNPIYMMVDSGASGNMNQIRQVAAMRGLVANPKGEIIPRPIKANFREGLSVLEYFISTHGARKGLADTALRTADSGYLTRRLVDVSQDVIIREDDCGTERGLPKRIDDEHVETSAYARASAVEITHPETGEVLATAGEDLGDVKIGELVAAGVTEVKVRSVLTCDARTGTCAKCYGRSLATGQLVDIGEAVGIIAAQSIGEPGTQLTMRTFHTGGVASADDITQGLPRVVELFEARSPKGRTPISESAGRVKIEESDKARVVVVTPDDGTEPQEIPVSKRSRLNVEDGDHIEVGHHITSGTPDPQDVLRILGVRKAQEHLVDEVQEVYRSQGVSIHDKHIEIIIRQMLRRVTVIESGDTNLLPSDLVDRVRFEEENRRVVSEGGKPASGRPVLMGITKASLATESWLSAASFQETTRVLTDAAINGRSDSLRGLKENVIIGKLIPAGTGLERYRNIRVEPTEEARAAAYSVTGYDSYDYDFGPSSQAVALDDFDFGSYQN; this is translated from the coding sequence GTGCTTGACGTTAACTTCTTCGACCAGCTTCAGATCGGCCTGGCCACCGCGGACGAGATCCGCACGTGGAGCCACGGCGAGGTCAAGAAGCCCGAGACCATCAACTACCGCACGCTCAAGCCCGAGCGTGACGGCCTCTTCTGCGAGAAGATCTTCGGTCCCACCCGGGACTGGGAGTGCTACTGCGGCAAGTACAAGCGCGTGCGCTTCAAGGGCATCATCTGCGAGCGCTGTGGCGTCGAGGTCACCCGCTCGAAGGTCCGCCGCGAGCGCATGGGCCACATCGAGCTCGCCGCGCCCGTGACCCACATCTGGTACTTCAAGGGCGTCCCGTCGCGCCTGGGCTACCTGCTCGACCTGGCGCCGAAGGACCTCGAGAAGGTCATCTACTTCGCCGCCTACATGATCACCTCGGTCGACGAGGAGGCGCGTCACCGCGACTCGGAGTCCCTCGAGAACAAGGTCGGGCTCGAGCGCGAGCGCCTCGAGAAGCGTCGCGACACCTCCGTGGACGACCGCGCCAAGAAGCTCGAGGAGGACCTCGCCACCCTCGAGGCCGAGGGCGCCAAGGCCGACGCCAAGCGCAAGGTGCGCGACGGTGCCGACCGCGAGATGAACCAGCTCCGTGACCGCGCCAACCGTGAGATCGCGCGCCTCGAGGAGGTCTGGGACACGTTCAAGAACCTCAAGGTCCAGGACCTGCTCGGCGACGAGCTGCTCTACCGCGAGATGAAGAACTGGTTCGGCAAGTACTTCGAGGGCCACATGGGCGCCACGGCGATCCAGAAGCGCCTCCAGGACTTCGACATCGAGGCCGAGGTCGAGTCGCTGCGCGACACGATCGCCAACGGCAAGGGCCAGCGCAAGGTCCGCGCCCTCAAGCGTCTCAAGGTCGTCGACGCCTTCCGCAAGACCGGCAACCAGCCCATCGGCATGGTGCTCGACGCCGTCCCGGTGATCCCGCCGGACCTGCGTCCGATGGTCCAGCTCGACGGTGGCCGCTTCGCCACCTCCGACCTGAACGACCTCTACCGCCGCGTCATCAACCGCAACAACCGCCTCAAGCGTCTCCTCGACCTCGGTGCCCCCGAGATCATCGTGAACAACGAGAAGCGGATGCTGCAGGAGGCCGTCGACAGCCTCTTCGACAACGGCCGTCGTGGTCGTCCCGTCACCGGTCCGGGCAACCGGCCGCTGAAGTCGCTGTCCGACATGCTCAAGGGCAAGCAGGGTCGCTTCCGCCAGAACCTGCTCGGCAAGCGCGTCGACTACTCGGGTCGTTCGGTCATCGTCTCGGGCCCGCAGCTCAAGCTCCACCAGTGCGGCCTGCCCAAGCAGATGGCGCTCGAGCTGTTCAAGCCGTTCGTGATGAAGCGCCTCGTCGACCTGTCGCACGCGCAGAACATCAAGTCCGCCAAGCGGATGGTCGAGCGTGCGCGCCCGGTCGTGTGGGACGTCCTCGAAGAGGTCATCACCGAGCACCCCGTGCTGCTCAACCGTGCGCCCACCCTGCACCGCCTCGGCATCCAGGCCTTCGAGCCGCAGCTGATCGAGGGCAAGGCCATCCAGATCCACCCGCTCGTGTGCGGCGCGTTCAACGCCGACTTCGACGGTGACCAGATGGCCGTGCACCTTCCGCTGTCCGCGGAGGCGCAGGCCGAGGCCCGCATCCTGATGCTGTCGACCAACAACATCCTGAAGCCGTCGGACGGTCGTCCGGTGACCATGCCCTCGCAGGACATGATCATCGGCCTGTTCTGGCTCACCGCGGACCGTGACGGGGAGGTCGGCGAGGGCCGCATCTTCTCCACGCCGTCCGAGGCGATCATGGCCTACGACCGTGGCGAGATCGGCCTGCAGAGCAAGATCAAGATCCGCCTCAGCGACATCGTCCCGCCGCTCGACCTCGAGATGGGTGCCGACTGGGAGGAGCGGACCGCGGTCCTGCTCGACACGACGCTGGGCCGCGTGCACTTCAACGACACGCTGCCGGCCGACTACCCCTTCGTCAACGAGGAGGTCGGCAAGAAGCGCCTCGGCGCGATCGTCAACGACCTGGCCGAGCGCTACACCAAGGTCCAGGTCGCAGCCTCGCTCGACGCCCTGAAGGATGCCGGCTTCCACTGGGCCACGCGCTCGGGTGTGACCGTCTCGATCGACGACGTCACCACGCCCGACAGCAAGGTCGAGATCCTCGGCCGCTACGAGGCCCAGGCCGAGAAGGTCCAGAAGAACTACGAGCGCGGTGTGATGACCGACGACGAGCGTCGTCAGGAGCTCATCGAGCTGTGGACCCAGGCTGCTGCTGAGGTCGGTCGTGCGATGGAGACCAACTTCGACCGCAAGAACCCGATCTACATGATGGTCGACTCGGGTGCGTCGGGAAACATGAACCAGATCCGGCAGGTCGCGGCCATGCGTGGTCTGGTGGCCAACCCGAAGGGCGAGATCATCCCGCGCCCGATCAAGGCCAACTTCCGCGAGGGCCTCTCGGTGCTCGAGTACTTCATCTCGACCCACGGTGCCCGCAAGGGCCTGGCCGACACCGCGCTCCGCACCGCCGACTCGGGCTACCTGACCCGTCGCCTGGTGGACGTGTCGCAGGACGTCATCATCCGTGAGGACGACTGCGGCACCGAGCGTGGCCTGCCCAAGCGCATCGACGACGAGCACGTGGAGACCTCGGCCTACGCCCGGGCCTCCGCCGTCGAGATCACCCACCCGGAGACCGGCGAGGTCCTCGCCACCGCCGGTGAGGACCTGGGCGACGTCAAGATCGGCGAGCTCGTGGCTGCCGGCGTCACCGAGGTCAAGGTCCGCTCGGTCCTGACCTGCGACGCCCGCACCGGCACCTGCGCCAAGTGCTACGGCCGCTCGCTGGCCACCGGCCAGCTGGTCGACATCGGTGAGGCGGTCGGCATCATCGCCGCCCAGTCCATCGGTGAGCCCGGCACGCAGCTGACGATGCGTACGTTCCACACCGGTGGTGTGGCCTCCGCGGACGACATCACGCAGGGTCTGCCCCGTGTGGTCGAGCTCTTCGAGGCCCGCTCGCCCAAGGGTCGTACGCCGATCTCGGAGTCGGCCGGTCGCGTGAAGATCGAGGAGAGCGACAAGGCCCGCGTCGTCGTGGTCACCCCCGACGACGGCACCGAGCCCCAGGAGATCCCGGTCTCCAAGCGCTCGCGCCTCAACGTGGAGGACGGTGACCACATCGAGGTGGGTCACCACATCACCTCCGGTACGCCCGACCCGCAGGACGTCCTGCGCATCCTGGGTGTCCGCAAGGCGCAGGAGCACCTCGTGGACGAGGTCCAGGAGGTCTACCGGTCCCAGGGCGTGTCGATCCACGACAAGCACATCGAGATCATCATCCGGCAGATGCTGCGCCGCGTGACGGTCATCGAGTCCGGTGACACCAACCTGCTCCCGTCCGACCTGGTCGACCGGGTGCGGTTCGAGGAGGAGAACCGTCGCGTGGTCTCCGAGGGCGGCAAGCCGGCCTCGGGTCGTCCGGTGCTCATGGGCATCACGAAGGCTTCGCTCGCGACGGAGTCGTGGCTCTCGGCGGCCTCCTTCCAGGAGACCACCCGGGTCCTCACCGACGCCGCGATCAACGGTCGCTCCGACAGCCTGCGTGGCCTGAAGGAGAACGTGATCATCGGAAAGCTCATCCCGGCCGGAACCGGCCTCGAGCGCTACCGCAACATCCGGGTGGAGCCCACCGAGGAGGCGCGTGCAGCGGCCTACTCGGTCACCGGCTACGACTCCTACGACTACGACTTCGGTCCGTCGTCGCAGGCCGTCGCACTCGACGACTTCGACTTTGGTTCGTACCAGAACTGA
- a CDS encoding geranylgeranyl reductase family protein: MTTPSSRPTSADVLVVGAGPSGSAAAAWAARAGLDVVLVDAATFPRDKTCGDGLTPRAIGEMQKLGLEDWLRAHTVNHGLRAHGFGQTLLLPWPGGSLPDWGSAVARTELDDHLRTVAIKSGALAVDGARAVGVRREGERVAAIEFRDAEGTFEIACQWLVVADGVRSPLGKLLGREWHRDTVYAVAGRSYVDSAMSDDPWISSHLELRDEQGELVPGYGWIFPLGDGTVNLGAGTLATSRRPAEVAIKPLMQTYADTIGEDFGLSGELRAPTSALLPMGGAVSNVAGPNWALIGDAAACVNPLNGEGIDYGLETGRFVAEHIASGVGLGEAWRATLVEHYGEAFSIARRLAGVATQPKVVAALGPAGMRSDWLMTLALRWMGNLVDDADRDRAARVWRWAGRRSMARDARPPFS, from the coding sequence GTGACCACCCCCTCCTCACGCCCCACCTCCGCCGACGTCCTCGTCGTCGGCGCCGGGCCCTCCGGCTCGGCCGCAGCGGCGTGGGCGGCGCGCGCCGGTCTCGACGTCGTGCTGGTGGACGCCGCCACCTTCCCGCGGGACAAGACCTGCGGCGACGGGCTCACGCCCCGTGCGATTGGTGAGATGCAGAAGCTGGGTCTCGAGGACTGGCTGCGCGCCCACACGGTCAACCACGGCCTGCGCGCGCACGGCTTCGGCCAGACGCTGCTGCTGCCCTGGCCGGGCGGCTCGCTGCCGGACTGGGGCTCGGCCGTCGCGCGCACCGAGCTCGACGACCACCTCCGCACGGTGGCCATCAAGAGCGGCGCCCTCGCCGTGGACGGCGCCCGCGCGGTCGGCGTACGCCGTGAGGGTGAGCGCGTCGCGGCGATCGAGTTCCGCGACGCGGAGGGCACCTTCGAGATCGCCTGCCAGTGGCTGGTGGTCGCCGACGGTGTGCGCTCGCCGCTCGGCAAGCTGCTGGGACGCGAGTGGCACCGTGACACCGTCTACGCCGTGGCCGGGCGCTCCTACGTCGACTCCGCGATGTCCGACGACCCGTGGATCAGCTCCCACCTCGAGCTGCGCGACGAGCAGGGCGAGCTGGTCCCGGGCTACGGCTGGATCTTCCCCCTCGGCGACGGCACGGTGAACCTCGGGGCCGGCACGCTCGCGACGAGCCGTCGACCGGCCGAGGTGGCGATCAAGCCGTTGATGCAGACCTACGCCGACACGATCGGCGAGGACTTCGGGCTGTCCGGCGAGCTGCGCGCGCCGACCTCGGCGCTGCTGCCGATGGGCGGCGCGGTGAGCAACGTGGCGGGTCCCAACTGGGCACTGATCGGCGACGCCGCGGCGTGCGTCAACCCCCTCAACGGGGAGGGGATCGACTACGGCCTCGAGACCGGCCGGTTCGTCGCCGAGCACATCGCGAGCGGCGTCGGGCTGGGGGAGGCGTGGCGCGCGACCCTCGTCGAGCACTACGGCGAGGCCTTCTCCATCGCCCGCCGGCTGGCCGGGGTCGCCACGCAGCCCAAGGTGGTCGCCGCGCTCGGTCCCGCCGGGATGCGCTCGGACTGGCTGATGACGCTGGCCCTGCGCTGGATGGGCAACCTCGTCGACGACGCCGACCGGGACCGTGCCGCCCGCGTGTGGCGCTGGGCCGGCAGGCGGTCGATGGCCCGCGACGCGCGTCCGCCGTTCTCGTGA